Within Pseudomonas cichorii, the genomic segment ATGATATTGCTCAAGTCGCCGTACTGCCGGTAGAAGCCCCGGGTGCGCAGGCTCGGGATCGGATCTTCAGTGGTCAGTGCATCCGGAGTCGTCCACTCCTTGAGCCGTGGTTGACTGTTTCGGCTGTGATCGGGGTCGTACAGATTGACATCGTTGCTGAAGGGAATAATGGCTACCCGCAGGTTTTCTTTCTCCTCGCGGGTATTGCCATTGCTGTCCTGGCCGAACAGTTCGCCCAGAAAGTGTTCCGTTGCGTCCATGTGCAACTGTGCGTCCGGGCTGATACCGGAGAATATCGAGGCAAAGTTGACAGACGAATCAATCGCCAACGCCACCTCCAGCGGCTTGCTGATCAACTCTGCCGTGGAATGCACGGTCAGGTCCTGACTGGCATTACCGCTGACTTGTGGGTCGTGACGGGACGTCGCGGTTACCCGGTAGGTGGGATTGCTGTCGGCGCTGCGTCCTTCTTCGACGGTGACTTCGCCCAGGTTATCCAGAAGCTGCGCATCCATGCCCAGGTTCTGGCGCACATAGGCGGTGGCAAAACCGGTGGGGGCCTTGCTGACGTTTTCATCGCCGTCGGCATTGGCCCGGCCGACGGCCAGGGCGGCGGCGTCGGTCGCGCGCTTGAGTTGCGAGGCGTTGCCGGTCATGCGCGTCACGTCTATCGCGTAGGCACTGGCCAGTAACAGGCCGCCAGTGGCAAGGATCATGAAGGGCGCGACGTTACCGCGCTGAAGCCTGCGATTGAGCATGAAGCGGTCATTCCTGAGGGGATCAACAGGCCGCTATGACAGCAGCCTTGAGGTTTATACAAGAATAAGAATCTTTCCCAACTAGCAGCAAGGCTGGCTCCATTAAGAAGGCTTAATCAACTCTGGTCCGTGTCCAGACCGGCCTCCTGCGCCAGATCTTCAGCCAGTTGCAGGTCGCTGTTCTGCATGCGGTCCAGAGCGACGCTTTGCAGGATTCTGCCGCCAAACAGGTCGCTGCTCATGGCCAGTTCGGTACTGGCCTGGCAGGTCTGCACGATCAGCATCGAGACCGTGTCTTGCTGTGGCTCTTCGGAGGAAGATGGTGTGGGGCTGCTTTCGGGCAGCTCGCCGCTGTACTGGCTGCTGGCGAAAGGGTCATCGCACAGCCCGGTGGCATTGCCCCGTTGCAGATGCCAGACCACTTCACCGCTGCGTCGGACCTGAGCGATGAAAATCTGATAGTTGTCCTTACGCGGGCCACGTATGTTCTCGATCAGCTGTTCGAGGCCGCCACGGGTCAGCCGATCCTGAATCGACAGGATCGAGGAGAGCGTCGAGGTGCTGCGCTCCATGTCGGTTTTGGCACGGCTGAGGTTGTAAAGGTCGGCGCAGATAAAACCCGTGCCCAGGATGATCGGCAGGGCCAGTGCAGTTTCCAGCAGGGCGCTGCCGCGTTGCTGCGTACGCTTGATCATTGCTCGTTACCAATCAGGGCGGTGTTATAGAGGTTGCCCAGCACCTGCCGGTACTCATAGGTAAAACGGTCGGGCAGGGCGAGCAGTTTGGGCAGGGCGGTGATGTAGGCTTGTTGCAAGGCCACCTTGACGACAATCACCGGCTGGCTGCCGTCGGGCAATTCAGTGCCGGACTCATCGGCGTTGGCATCGTCCCCGCCCATGACTTGCAAGGCGCTGTAGGACGTTGCATCGACCTGGATTTCGTTGGCCTTGAGGTAGCCGTAGGACGCCAGCAGAATCCGCTCGGTGATCAAAGGCTGAAGCTGTTCGGTGGCCATCAGGTCGATTTTCTCCCTGCGCAGGCCGCCCAGCGCCGAGTCCAGCGCCAGATTGCCTATGATCACCACCAGCGCGATGCGCGCCAGCTCGAAGAACATCATCAGGCCGATCAGGATCACCGGCATGATCAGCGCGGTCTCCACCGCCGTTACGCCGCGTTGGCTGTAGGGGCCTGCCCGCTTCACTGCGGTGTGCCCAGTGCCAGCGGACGCTGGCTGGCAGCGAGCAGTTCGGTTGCGGCAGGGGAGCCGGCATGGATGCGGGCGACACTGGCCTGCAAGGCTTGCAGCAGATCTTCGGTATTGGCATCGGGCAGGTTGCGGCTCAGGGTCTGACGCGCCTGATCGTTATCGCCCTTGAGCAGATGCGCCAAGGCCAGGTTCAGCACCAGGCTGGGTGTGGCATTGAGGCTGGCGCCTTGCAG encodes:
- a CDS encoding TadE/TadG family type IV pilus assembly protein — protein: MIKRTQQRGSALLETALALPIILGTGFICADLYNLSRAKTDMERSTSTLSSILSIQDRLTRGGLEQLIENIRGPRKDNYQIFIAQVRRSGEVVWHLQRGNATGLCDDPFASSQYSGELPESSPTPSSSEEPQQDTVSMLIVQTCQASTELAMSSDLFGGRILQSVALDRMQNSDLQLAEDLAQEAGLDTDQS
- a CDS encoding TadE/TadG family type IV pilus assembly protein encodes the protein MKRAGPYSQRGVTAVETALIMPVILIGLMMFFELARIALVVIIGNLALDSALGGLRREKIDLMATEQLQPLITERILLASYGYLKANEIQVDATSYSALQVMGGDDANADESGTELPDGSQPVIVVKVALQQAYITALPKLLALPDRFTYEYRQVLGNLYNTALIGNEQ